One window of Novosphingobium sp. 9U genomic DNA carries:
- a CDS encoding TonB-dependent receptor, with protein MTKQTIRTKLLCATILMSSAATPALAQEAEDGATQTSANEIVVTATRRSTTLQDVPINISAVGQEQLSRNRIDDVQDLAAFTPGMTVTDTGPGSTGNIILRGISSADASGGSNYNSSLGVYLGEVPLYLDFKLIDINRVEVLQGPQGTLYGLGTLAGAVRYIPNRPDPSKFEVEAHGRVFDMAHANDPGFNMDGAVNIPILADHVAFRTTVGYYNNPGFIDNNALLLQPGISDPQPGRSENGADASLGTPEQRAANFYSKKDVNDERTFTTRNQLLLELNPDIKAFLTYAHQETKTNGGQSNGFGVLGTGKYENPTRYLEPSSRNSDLYAAEFNIGLGGFAQIVSTTAWTTQKIDQISDNTDLLLDLNYGYEEFPQFSSFNTSASNRRQFNQEVRLVSTHGGPLSWVIGGFYNNMRFGSQYREYVPGLPDFFGVYRPDNLEYMSFVNTRTKEYAGYGEATFHITDAWQVTGGLRYYKYKAFAEGGTDTPLTSGGRRRTPYPLVVFDPSRIRSGQTDDDGFVYKLNTSYKFNDDLLVYGTYSTGYRTGNVNRVAPCIQPLPPGQNVCALPNELSFGPDKTKNIEVGVRASLLDKRLQFTVDAFHVDWTGIQVPSSTINGAVGITVNAGKAVSKGFEFTGEFKITPELSLQGTYSYTDAHLTEDAADVIVSQGVPYGAFDGDRLPGSTKHQGSAQLTYTYPLANGASIEANWAATYTGNIYSRVGLRGNGEVIPDYLTHRAAITYRGEHFDIGLFADNIFDKYAVTAISNDISSYNQVRTDVVERYYARSVLTPRRVGVDMRFHY; from the coding sequence GTGACCAAACAGACTATCCGCACCAAGTTGCTCTGTGCGACCATTCTGATGAGTTCTGCTGCCACCCCAGCCTTGGCCCAGGAAGCCGAGGACGGTGCGACGCAAACCAGTGCCAACGAGATCGTCGTCACCGCGACGCGTCGTTCGACGACGCTGCAAGACGTGCCGATCAACATCAGCGCCGTCGGGCAGGAACAGCTGTCGCGCAACCGCATCGACGACGTGCAGGACCTTGCGGCCTTCACGCCGGGCATGACGGTGACCGACACCGGCCCAGGCTCGACCGGCAACATCATTTTGCGCGGAATCTCGTCCGCCGACGCCAGCGGCGGCTCGAACTACAACAGTTCGCTGGGCGTCTATTTGGGCGAAGTGCCGCTCTACCTCGACTTCAAGCTGATCGACATCAACCGCGTCGAAGTCCTGCAGGGCCCACAGGGTACCCTCTACGGCCTCGGTACTCTGGCGGGTGCGGTGCGCTACATCCCGAACCGGCCGGATCCGAGCAAGTTCGAGGTCGAAGCGCATGGGCGTGTGTTCGACATGGCGCATGCCAACGACCCGGGCTTCAACATGGACGGCGCGGTCAACATCCCGATCCTCGCCGACCATGTCGCCTTCCGCACCACCGTCGGTTACTACAACAACCCCGGCTTCATCGACAACAATGCGCTGCTTCTGCAGCCAGGCATCTCCGATCCGCAGCCCGGCCGCAGCGAGAACGGTGCCGATGCCTCGTTGGGCACGCCCGAGCAGCGGGCGGCGAACTTCTATTCCAAGAAGGACGTCAATGACGAGCGCACCTTTACCACGCGCAACCAGTTGCTGCTGGAACTCAATCCCGACATCAAGGCCTTCCTGACCTACGCGCACCAGGAGACCAAGACAAACGGTGGCCAGAGCAACGGCTTTGGCGTGCTGGGTACCGGCAAGTACGAGAATCCGACGCGCTATCTCGAACCTTCCAGCCGAAACTCGGACCTCTATGCGGCCGAATTCAATATCGGCCTGGGCGGCTTCGCGCAGATCGTTTCGACGACTGCCTGGACGACGCAGAAGATCGACCAGATCAGCGACAACACTGACCTGCTGCTCGATCTTAACTATGGCTACGAAGAGTTTCCGCAGTTTTCCTCTTTCAACACGTCGGCATCCAACCGCCGCCAGTTCAACCAGGAAGTCCGCCTGGTCTCGACCCATGGCGGCCCGCTCAGTTGGGTTATCGGCGGTTTCTACAACAACATGCGCTTCGGCTCGCAATATCGCGAATACGTGCCTGGCCTGCCCGACTTCTTCGGGGTCTATCGTCCCGACAATCTCGAATACATGTCGTTCGTCAACACGCGCACCAAGGAATATGCGGGCTACGGCGAAGCGACTTTCCACATCACCGATGCCTGGCAGGTGACTGGCGGCCTTCGTTACTACAAGTATAAGGCCTTCGCCGAGGGTGGTACCGACACCCCCCTGACCAGCGGCGGCCGTCGTCGGACGCCTTACCCGCTCGTCGTCTTCGATCCCAGCCGCATCCGCTCGGGCCAGACCGACGACGACGGCTTTGTGTACAAGCTGAATACTTCGTACAAGTTCAACGATGACTTGCTGGTCTACGGTACGTACAGCACCGGCTATCGCACGGGTAACGTCAACCGGGTAGCGCCGTGTATTCAGCCGCTGCCGCCTGGCCAGAACGTCTGCGCATTGCCGAACGAGCTTTCGTTCGGTCCCGACAAGACCAAGAACATCGAAGTCGGCGTGCGCGCGTCGCTGCTCGACAAGCGGCTGCAGTTCACCGTCGACGCGTTCCATGTCGATTGGACCGGCATCCAGGTGCCCAGCTCGACCATCAACGGCGCGGTGGGCATCACGGTCAATGCGGGCAAGGCAGTCTCGAAGGGCTTCGAGTTCACGGGTGAGTTCAAGATCACGCCCGAACTCTCACTTCAGGGTACCTACTCGTACACCGACGCACACCTGACCGAAGATGCCGCCGACGTGATCGTCAGCCAGGGCGTGCCCTATGGCGCATTCGATGGCGATCGCCTGCCGGGTTCGACCAAGCACCAAGGGTCTGCTCAGCTGACCTACACCTACCCGCTGGCGAACGGCGCTTCGATCGAGGCGAACTGGGCTGCCACTTACACCGGCAACATCTACTCGCGTGTCGGCCTGCGCGGCAACGGCGAGGTCATTCCCGATTACCTGACGCACCGCGCCGCGATCACCTACCGCGGCGAGCACTTCGACATCGGCCTCTTCGCGGACAACATCTTCGACAAGTATGCGGTGACGGCGATCAGCAACGACATCAGTTCGTACAACCAGGTACGCACTGACGTCGTGGAGCGGTACTACGCTCGCAGCGTGCTGACGCCGCGGCGCGTGGGCGTGGACATGCGCTTCCACTACTGA
- the asd gene encoding archaetidylserine decarboxylase (Phosphatidylserine decarboxylase is synthesized as a single chain precursor. Generation of the pyruvoyl active site from a Ser is coupled to cleavage of a Gly-Ser bond between the larger (beta) and smaller (alpha chains). It is an integral membrane protein.), with product MSLRSALMRVAAQEDLNFLLTNRIPRHAATRFMGWFSKREHPLVRTASIALWRLFCDVDLTDAAEKHFASLHAAFIRRLRDSARTVDRDPNVVISPSDGIVGAFGRIADGQVFQIKGFSYPIADLLGSEADAREWRDGWFVTLRLTAGMYHRFHAPHDLTVEQVRYISGDTWNVNPIALKRVKRLFCKNERAPITVRLGHGPRIALIPVAAILVASIRLPFLDESRNVRAGGEGVRGLSARFAKGEEMGWFEHGSTIVLLAPASCPPVASLREGERIAMGQPLLRMEVSAFPAA from the coding sequence CCGCTTCATGGGCTGGTTCAGCAAGCGCGAGCACCCGTTGGTGCGAACAGCGTCCATCGCGCTATGGCGCTTGTTCTGTGACGTGGATTTGACGGATGCGGCGGAAAAGCACTTTGCGAGCCTCCATGCCGCCTTCATCCGCCGCTTGCGGGATAGTGCGCGCACAGTCGACCGAGACCCTAACGTGGTGATCTCGCCCAGTGATGGCATCGTCGGCGCCTTCGGCCGCATTGCCGATGGGCAGGTGTTTCAGATCAAAGGCTTTTCCTATCCCATTGCCGACTTGCTCGGCAGCGAAGCAGATGCGCGAGAATGGCGCGATGGCTGGTTCGTCACGCTGAGGCTGACGGCGGGCATGTACCATCGCTTCCATGCCCCGCACGACCTCACCGTCGAGCAAGTGCGGTACATCTCCGGCGACACATGGAACGTGAACCCGATCGCGCTCAAACGGGTCAAGCGGCTGTTCTGCAAGAACGAGCGCGCGCCCATCACGGTCCGCCTCGGCCATGGTCCGCGCATCGCGCTAATACCTGTCGCGGCCATATTGGTGGCCAGCATCCGCCTGCCGTTTCTGGACGAGAGCCGCAACGTACGGGCCGGCGGCGAGGGCGTGCGCGGTTTAAGCGCGCGCTTCGCCAAGGGCGAGGAGATGGGCTGGTTCGAGCACGGCTCGACGATCGTCCTCCTCGCGCCGGCCAGCTGCCCGCCCGTCGCAAGCTTGCGCGAGGGCGAGCGGATCGCGATGGGTCAGCCGCTGCTGCGTATGGAGGTCAGCGCTTTTCCAGCGGCATGA
- a CDS encoding MBL fold metallo-hydrolase, with protein MIQKPVEKHPAAVRAMLAGAAVLLLTGAASPMQPPRFVHWIDGTAASEPETQVQRIDADTYVIRQSVRTNFEAPFLYLLFGKERALLIDSGAGGLKIRPTINRLIATREKQRGGRAIPLVVAHSHSHGDHHAGDDEFSSRPGTTVVGLKPAEVAAFFGVTDWPLGLGRVDLGGRVLDVIPTPGHEPAHIIVYDARTQLLFSGDMLYPGRLYVPTDRMEVFRASADRLAAFASTHPIRALLGAHIEMTTNPGQDYPMKAATHPAEHGLALPPTTIAELQRAAAEQGSTPKVDVHHDFILYPVPPRPAG; from the coding sequence GTGATCCAGAAGCCTGTCGAGAAACATCCGGCGGCGGTGCGTGCCATGTTGGCTGGCGCTGCCGTACTCCTGCTTACCGGCGCAGCTTCACCGATGCAGCCGCCTCGCTTCGTGCACTGGATCGACGGCACCGCCGCAAGCGAGCCCGAGACGCAGGTGCAGCGGATCGACGCGGACACGTATGTCATTCGCCAGTCTGTTCGCACCAACTTCGAGGCGCCGTTCCTGTACCTCCTGTTCGGGAAGGAACGCGCGCTGCTGATCGACAGCGGGGCCGGCGGGCTCAAGATCCGACCGACTATCAATCGCCTGATCGCTACGCGTGAGAAGCAGCGCGGCGGCCGAGCGATCCCGCTGGTGGTGGCGCACTCGCATAGTCATGGCGATCATCATGCCGGCGACGACGAGTTCAGCAGTCGTCCCGGTACCACCGTCGTCGGCCTGAAACCCGCTGAAGTCGCCGCGTTCTTCGGTGTGACGGACTGGCCGCTCGGGCTCGGTCGCGTCGATCTGGGTGGACGCGTGCTCGACGTGATCCCGACGCCGGGGCACGAACCAGCGCACATCATTGTCTACGACGCGCGCACGCAGCTGCTATTCTCGGGAGACATGCTGTACCCCGGACGCCTCTACGTGCCGACCGATCGCATGGAAGTTTTCCGAGCCAGCGCCGACCGGCTCGCAGCATTCGCCAGCACCCATCCCATCCGCGCCTTGCTGGGCGCGCATATTGAGATGACCACGAACCCTGGGCAAGATTACCCGATGAAGGCTGCGACGCACCCGGCGGAGCATGGGCTAGCGCTTCCACCCACAACCATTGCCGAGCTTCAGCGCGCTGCGGCAGAGCAGGGCAGCACGCCGAAGGTCGACGTGCATCATGATTTCATTCTCTATCCGGTCCCGCCGCGGCCCGCGGGATAG
- a CDS encoding iron-containing redox enzyme family protein, translating to MTRRQAAPAAQECFSDEFQRDLARWNRTRLEPQFPDQDWRGTIDSDARMLQLEGEFLEALRAQVQAEAARAPTDPEAFIAWFERLIETGPGQGDPLFPWIAERATRDEIRWFFEQEAAGEAGFDDLVAYTQVKLPDQAKLELARNYWDEMGRGNAKGMHGPMLHKISDVLEVRPTIEGTVGESLALANAMTGMATSRRYAWHSVGALGAIELTAPGRSAAVAQGLRRIGLSGKERHYFDLHAVLDVKHSEAWNQEALLPLVREDPRRAMAIAEGALMRLTCGKRCFDRYRKHLWGAQVAPPQLALLN from the coding sequence ATGACGCGACGACAGGCAGCTCCTGCGGCGCAGGAATGTTTTTCCGATGAGTTCCAGCGCGATCTGGCACGCTGGAACCGTACCCGGTTGGAGCCGCAGTTTCCCGACCAGGATTGGCGCGGCACGATCGATAGCGACGCGCGCATGCTGCAGCTTGAAGGCGAATTCCTCGAAGCGCTACGCGCGCAGGTTCAGGCGGAAGCTGCACGTGCGCCGACCGACCCGGAAGCCTTCATCGCCTGGTTCGAGCGGCTGATCGAAACCGGTCCCGGCCAAGGCGACCCCCTGTTCCCCTGGATTGCCGAGCGCGCCACGCGCGACGAGATCCGGTGGTTCTTCGAGCAAGAGGCCGCTGGGGAAGCTGGGTTCGACGACCTCGTCGCCTATACGCAGGTCAAGCTGCCCGACCAAGCCAAGCTGGAACTGGCGCGTAACTACTGGGACGAGATGGGCCGCGGCAATGCCAAGGGCATGCATGGCCCAATGCTGCACAAGATTTCCGACGTCCTCGAAGTACGGCCTACTATCGAGGGCACGGTGGGCGAGAGCCTGGCGCTTGCCAACGCGATGACCGGCATGGCGACCTCGCGCCGGTATGCCTGGCACTCGGTGGGCGCGCTCGGCGCGATCGAGTTGACGGCACCGGGCCGATCGGCGGCGGTCGCGCAAGGGCTGCGTCGGATCGGCCTGAGCGGCAAGGAGCGGCACTACTTCGACCTCCACGCTGTCCTGGACGTGAAGCACAGCGAGGCTTGGAACCAGGAAGCCCTGCTGCCGCTTGTGCGCGAAGATCCGCGCCGGGCCATGGCCATCGCCGAGGGCGCGCTGATGCGTCTGACCTGCGGCAAGCGCTGCTTCGATCGCTATCGCAAGCACCTCTGGGGCGCTCAAGTGGCTCCACCTCAACTGGCATTGCTGAACTGA